In a single window of the Metopolophium dirhodum isolate CAU chromosome 2, ASM1992520v1, whole genome shotgun sequence genome:
- the LOC132939660 gene encoding forkhead box protein K2: MSDTDWTLHALKSMPGSPTNVQWAPDQDVTGVIAKLEGRELEYLIRQKRIVIGRNSSKGQVDVNMGHSSFISRRHLDVLYEHPNFYLTCHGKNGVFVDGVFQRKGAPALQLPRRCLMRFPSTTIRLVFYSLIDEMAPPPVLQQNTFIQTQTRPIATPSRSYASPLSINIPPQVIKQESSTYLSKENRFMSPFPSPTGTLSAANSCPTSPRGGHNRHTLGPDLQMAAYAAAVAHPGQIGVISTPTSSAIYVEENKHLNNMSSQNSRDEETSPLDATVFDVSSIGSEPFVGDFYRNGTSTSTGQNYSPPDTVIQDRSTPINNNNSNSNAKSKDESKPPYSYAQLIVQAVASASDRQLTLSGIYSYITKNYPYYRFVDKGWQNSIRHNLSLNRYFIKVPRSQEEPGKGAFWRIDPSSEQKLIEQAFRRRRIRGVPSFRLHNSFGMSSRSAPPSPSHITGGELSIADSLSRETSPSPPVSSSDQQQDEVCLANSISNQMKSPNKISHTNGVGVLHYVSSTANNEVLEMQSPQQLTFLKSRLVLPVTTYSKSTTRHITIVNNGLPTSQSGSTTKTNLNFIAFPPPIKESLLPQAPVIVQALDQTFDASKLNHALNIDKAVNHHKQVENNELHEDISQNNPTQGIEIESGEFGVQDIHEEIIDDTQKTMGENIEQTSMSFKSEESSENGNQQVVSEEIEEEEEVVEDSNFEESKEEPDTNYSDNFQEPQAKRAKLNYYQQEINGVP; the protein is encoded by the exons ATGTCCGACACGGATTGGACGCTGCACGCGCTCAAGTCCATGCCCGGTAGCCCGACTAATGTGCAATGGGCCCCGGACCAGGACGTGACGGGCGTGATCGCCAAGCTTGAGGGCCGTGAGCTCGAGTACCTGATCCGACAGAAGCGTATCGTCATCGGTCGGAATAGCTCCAAGGGCCAGGTGGACGTTAACATGGGCCACTCGAGCTTCATATCGCGGCGTCACCTGGACGTGCTGTACGAACACCCGAACTTCTATCTGACATGCCACGGCAAGAACGGTGTGTTCGTGGACGGCGTGTTCCAGCGGAAGGGCGCCCCGGCGCTACAGCTGCCCAGGAG GTGTTTAATGCGATTTCCTAGCACAACAATTCGGCTCGTGTTTTATTCTTTGATAGATGAAATGGCACCACCTCCTGTACTACAAcagaatacatttattcaaactcAAACTAGACCAATTGCAACACCTTCAAGAAGTTATGCTAGTCCGTTGAGTATAAATATTCCTCCTCAAGTTATCAAACAAGAATCTTCAACATATTTATCAAAGGAAAATAGATTTATGAGTCCTTTTCCATCTCCTACTGGCACTTTAAG tgcTGCTAATTCATGTCCAACTAGTCCTAGAGGAGGACACAATCGACATACGCTTGGACCAGATTTGCAAATGGCAGCATATGCAGCTGCAGTAGCTCATCCTGGTCAAATAGGTGTAATTTCTACTCCTACATCATCTGCTATTTATGTAGAAGAAAA TAAACACTTAAACAATATGTCTAGTCAAAATAGCCGAGATGAAGAAACTAGCCCATTAGATGCAACTGTTTTTGATGTTAGCAGCATCGGTAGCGAACCATTTGTCGGTGATTTTTATAGAAATGGTACATCAACATCCACGGGACAAAATTATAGTCCTCCTGATACTGTGATCCAGGATAGATCAACACctataaacaacaacaatagcAATTCTAATGCTAAATCTAAAGATGAATCAAAACCACCTTATTCATATGCTCAACTCATTGTACAAGCTGTTGCTTCAGCTTCTGATCGTCAGCTTACTTTAAGTGGAATTTATTCCTATATTACCAAAAACTATCCATATTATCGATTTGTGGATAAAGGTTGGCAAAACTCTATTAGACACAACTTGTCATTGAATCGTTATTTTATAAag gTTCCTCGTTCTCAAGAAGAACCAGGAAAAGGAGCTTTTTGGAGAATTGATCCTTCATctgaacaaaaattaattgagCAAGCTTTTCGGCGTAGACGTATAAGAGGAGTGCCTAGTTTTAGGCTTCATAACTCGTTTGGAATGTCTTCAAG GAGTGCTCCTCCATCACCAAGTCACATAACTGGCGGTGAATTATCAATCGCAGATTCCTTATCTAGAGAAACTTCACCATCGCCTCCAGTTTCTTCTTCTGACCAACAACAAGATGAAGTTTGTTTGGCAAATTCTATCTCAAACCAAATGAAATCGCCAAATAAAATTTCTCATACTAATGGTGTTGGTGTGCTTCACTATGTCTCATCAACag ccAACAATGAAGTTTTAGAAATGCAAAGTCCTCAGCAGTTGACGTTCTTAAAGTCACGACTAGTCTTGCCAGTGACAACTTATAGTAAATCTACAACTAGACATATTACAATAGTTAACAATGGACTTCCAACATCTCAGTCag gaaGCACAACTAAAactaacttaaattttattgcCTTTCCTCCACCAATCAAGGAGTCTTTATTGCCACAAGCTCCTGTTATTGTGCAAGCTTTAGATCAGACATTTGATGC TTCTAAGCTGAATCAtgcattaaatattgataaagcCGTTAATCATCATAAACAAGTTGAAAATAATGAACTACATGAGGATATATCTCAAAATAACCCTACTCAAGGCATTGAAATAGAATCTGGAGAATTTGGAGTTCAAGATATTCATGAAGAAATTATTGACGATACTCAAAAGACAATGGGAGAAAATATAGAACAG aCATCTATGAGCTTCAAATCTGAAGAATCTTCTGAAAATGGAAATCAACAAGTTGTTAGTGAAGAAATTGAAGAAGAGGAAGAAGTAGTTGAAGATAGCAATTTTGAAGAATCCAAAGAAGAACCGGATACTAATTATTCTGACAATTTTCAAGAACCTCAAGCTAAGCGtgccaaattaaattattatcaacaagAAATAAATGGCGTCCCTTAA